In the genome of Hirundo rustica isolate bHirRus1 chromosome 16, bHirRus1.pri.v3, whole genome shotgun sequence, the window GAGAGCTGGTGGGCGGGTCAGATAGAGAGGAGTCCTGACCCTTCCGCAATCTGTTGAACAAATATTTGTTCCAAACAATTAATTTAGagacagacacaaaaaaattgaagagTCTGAATCCTGATGGTTGGGGGTGGGGAACAGAGGGAGGAGGTGTTTCATTCCCCTCAAGCAGGGACCAGTGATTTTCCACCAGTGATTTAATCTAAATCCCCCAGAGAGTTCATTTACAAAAAATCAGATTGCATTATCGCCTAGGTCTCCAGGATACAGCCCAATCCGTCACTAACAGCAACAGCCACACTAGCTTGGAAACCTCAGTTTGATCACTTAATTCCAAGACTAATCTGTGGCTCTAAAAGCCAAAAacagagggagggggaaagaacTCTGCATTTGGCCAGGGTTATCTGCAGGATGAGAGAGCTAATGGGCCACATACAGCCAGATGAAATGGCCAGCAGATCCTGGGTTATTAATCGAAACCAAGCTCCTCTCCTTGCCTGAGCAGCCCCACCcaggcagtgccccagggcGGTCACATTCCTGGAATTCCTTCACCCTTCCTGAACCAGTTCCCTCTCCCTGGGTGCACCAGCTCCCCTTCTCCTCTGGGGTCCCCAGCGTTGCTAGCCAGGCACGGGGAGCTCGGGGGGGCTTCTTCTGTCAGGAGGGTGCAGAGCACAATGCTGGGCTCAAAGGCTCCGGTCCCCTTCCCAAAATGCTGGGCTCTGCCAATGGGGGCTGAGAGGCCTCAGCTCCCAGCAAGGAGGCAATTCCCCACTGTTTAGATGCCAATGCCTGACAGCATCAACTCTTTCCAGTGGGAACCGGTAAAGGTTACACCAGCAGGGAATCACTAAGATGCAGAAGCCAAATGAAAACTCAGACATCTGTAGGTCATATACCTCCCGCCGGCAGTCCCAGGCTGCACCGCACAGCCGGACCCGGCATTTCAAGAATGCTTCCTGAAGAAATGCTTATTCATGTTAATACCTCACCACTGAGAGCTCCCAGGGcttgctgctggggcagctgggagcactgctccctgccaagggaaaagcagctgcGGGCTTAGCAGCTCCCCAGCGCAGAGGTTGCCTCCACCTCAGGCCTGGCTCCCACCACACCAGCTCAGACTGTCCCAGAAGCCCACCCACCCACCGGGATCTGCTGTGGGATACAGTTCACCATGAGCAAGGCAAATGCTGTTCCCAGAATGAAGAAGTAGCTGTTACCTCGGCAAATCACCAGCCAGCCCACCACAACACTGCCTTGGAGAGGAGGAAGCTCCACTCCCTGCTGTTAATGACACCAGCAACATGCCCcagaggcagagctctgcttgaAGAACAAGCTTGGATGACATTAGATTTCCAAAGGCTCTTGGAAAAACAGGTCTTTTACATAACAtccagggagaaggagaaaaagcagggaTGGAGAAAAACATATCTGAGCACAAACTGTTTGTGTCAATACGGTGGGCTGACCCTCTTTGGGACAGAGTGTCAAAAACACAGAGGGCAAGATCATACACCCCTTTATGCTCCCTGCAAAGCATAGGACAAGCTCTAGCACAAACACTGCAGGGAGCTCCGCTCCGGTTTGACCGGccccactgccagcctggagtgaGGGAGGGCATGGGCAGCCACCCCCACCAAAGAGAGGCGTTCTTACCCATCCGCCATTCTCCTGGATCCAGGGATCTAAGTGGTCGGTCAAGTACGTGGTCATCCAAGACACGATGCGTTTCACCAATACCCGCATCTCCTTAACAACGCTCTCCACGCACAAGGCTCCTCCGAAGGAGAAGAAAGCCACGATGCGGCCCCAGTTCACTCCATCGCGGAACAGTTCGTTCACTACCTGCTCAAAGCTCTGATACGCTGTGCTGGGAGTGATGTGGAGCTGGGAAGTGAGGTCGCTGAACGCCCGCCTGTACCTCAGCTCAAACTCATCCCCCGCCTCTCTCAGCGCCTGCCTCACGTCGTCGGCTGCTCGACGGATCTCATGGACTTCGAGGCTGCTCTGGTGCACGGTGGCTCCGTTCACTATGTGGCTGGTAGGCGCGTGCCAGGAGGG includes:
- the BCL2L1 gene encoding bcl-2-like protein 1 gives rise to the protein MYSSNRELVIDFVSYKLSQKGYSWSQLEEEDENRTDFAGEEDEVDGVLNGSPSWHAPTSHIVNGATVHQSSLEVHEIRRAADDVRQALREAGDEFELRYRRAFSDLTSQLHITPSTAYQSFEQVVNELFRDGVNWGRIVAFFSFGGALCVESVVKEMRVLVKRIVSWMTTYLTDHLDPWIQENGGWERFVDLYGNNAAAEVRKGQETFNKWLLTGATVAGVLLLGSLLSRK